Proteins found in one Fulvitalea axinellae genomic segment:
- a CDS encoding short chain dehydrogenase, protein MKTLIVVGSTGVIGKEIVKLLRSDYNIIEINRHSGDYQLDIQNAEAVEEAFRKIGSFDALISAGGYGKWGSLEEHSLQDFHDGLNSKLMGQVNLFMIGRKYARPDAVFLLTTGVLAHRHRVGSLSLGMINMALEYFAQGVALELTGDIKINIVSPEFTTETLAQMGEDTSTGIPAREAALLYKRALEEGKTGEIYKGWKE, encoded by the coding sequence ATGAAAACGCTGATAGTTGTCGGATCCACGGGAGTGATAGGGAAAGAAATCGTAAAATTGCTTCGTTCCGATTACAACATCATTGAGATTAATCGCCATAGCGGAGATTATCAATTGGATATTCAAAATGCGGAAGCCGTGGAGGAAGCGTTTAGGAAGATCGGAAGCTTCGACGCGCTGATTTCCGCCGGCGGATACGGCAAGTGGGGAAGTTTGGAAGAGCATAGTCTTCAGGATTTCCACGACGGGCTGAACAGCAAACTGATGGGACAGGTGAATTTGTTTATGATCGGGCGGAAATACGCTCGGCCCGACGCCGTGTTTCTGTTGACTACGGGTGTTTTGGCGCATAGGCATAGGGTGGGCAGTTTATCGTTGGGAATGATAAACATGGCGCTTGAGTATTTTGCGCAAGGCGTCGCTTTGGAACTTACGGGTGATATTAAGATCAATATCGTAAGCCCTGAATTTACCACCGAGACATTGGCTCAAATGGGCGAGGACACTTCAACAGGTATTCCCGCTCGGGAAGCCGCTTTGCTTTACAAAAGGGCTTTGGAAGAAGGGAAGACGGGTGAGATATATAAGGGTTGGAAGGAATGA
- a CDS encoding sulfatase, producing MKNEMVKIFVALLVLSSCNNQKKYSKPNIVLILADDLGVPQVGCYGTDYYQTPNIDRLAETGTRFTNAYTAASICSPTRASIFTGKYPARLHLTDFIPGRNYKNKPLNIPDWQKWLPTEEVTIAEKLKEAGYNTALFGKWHLSKSKIPPKSLPFNPDRQGFEETFVTYKPAKRSGLPSWQKPEKDAHNVDTLTNRAVDYIQRHKDDPFFLVISHNSIHDPLMEKEASIAKYRNSGKDKEENNPIIAAMVERLDKSVGKVTKTIDNLRLGENTLLIFYSDNGAKHAYARQTPFRKGKGWLYEGGIRVPMIARWNGKIKAESTINDPVSSIDLFPTFMEIAKSENKNITDGISLVNTLTKGEKINRQDLYWHYPHYHGGSGMKPASAIRSGKYKLVEWHENKLLGLDNTYELYDLENDIGEQKNLINSMPKKAEELKLKLDKWKMDVKAQSPTINQNYVTNVTIQD from the coding sequence ATGAAAAACGAAATGGTCAAGATTTTTGTCGCACTATTGGTTCTATCCTCTTGCAACAATCAGAAAAAGTATTCAAAACCAAACATTGTCCTTATTCTTGCCGACGATTTGGGCGTTCCGCAAGTGGGTTGTTACGGAACCGACTATTACCAAACCCCGAATATCGACCGCCTAGCGGAAACCGGGACCAGGTTCACCAACGCTTACACCGCAGCTTCGATTTGCAGCCCAACCCGGGCCTCTATTTTTACCGGTAAATATCCGGCCCGACTTCACCTTACGGATTTCATTCCGGGACGGAACTATAAAAACAAACCGCTTAATATTCCGGATTGGCAAAAATGGTTACCTACAGAAGAAGTCACCATTGCGGAAAAATTAAAAGAAGCAGGTTATAACACGGCTCTCTTCGGCAAATGGCACCTAAGCAAATCCAAAATTCCACCGAAAAGCCTACCCTTCAATCCCGACCGCCAAGGCTTTGAGGAAACGTTCGTAACCTACAAACCCGCTAAACGTTCAGGTTTGCCGTCTTGGCAGAAACCCGAAAAAGATGCCCACAATGTGGATACTTTGACCAATCGTGCCGTCGATTATATCCAGCGCCACAAGGACGATCCATTTTTTCTTGTCATCTCACATAACAGCATCCATGATCCGTTAATGGAGAAGGAGGCGAGTATAGCCAAATATCGAAATTCGGGAAAAGACAAAGAGGAGAATAATCCAATAATCGCAGCAATGGTGGAAAGGCTGGATAAAAGTGTAGGTAAAGTAACCAAAACAATCGACAACCTCAGGTTGGGCGAAAACACTTTGCTAATTTTCTACTCCGATAACGGCGCAAAACACGCCTACGCCAGACAAACTCCTTTCAGAAAGGGAAAAGGCTGGCTTTACGAAGGCGGGATCCGTGTGCCAATGATCGCCAGATGGAATGGTAAAATAAAAGCCGAATCAACGATTAACGATCCGGTTTCTTCCATAGATTTATTCCCCACATTTATGGAAATAGCCAAATCGGAAAACAAGAATATAACCGACGGAATAAGTCTGGTCAATACGCTTACCAAAGGCGAAAAAATAAATAGACAGGACTTATACTGGCATTATCCGCATTATCACGGAGGTTCGGGGATGAAACCGGCAAGCGCTATTAGATCGGGAAAATACAAATTGGTGGAATGGCATGAGAATAAACTTCTAGGGCTTGATAACACATATGAATTATATGATCTAGAAAACGACATTGGGGAACAAAAAAACTTGATAAACTCGATGCCCAAAAAAGCTGAGGAATTAAAACTAAAGCTAGACAAATGGAAAATGGACGTAAAAGCGCAATCGCCGACAATAAATCAAAATTACGTCACCAACGTCACTATTCAGGATTAA
- a CDS encoding GAF domain-containing protein yields the protein MSLDEKTRLMSGNYWGIFGLTVPLPYIFYIGSFTFNTALILCGIPFLAILYFAIVKAGIDNKFGRFVFGAGAPIILMLGHLSLLKPTEAISPGYFVVQASCAIMSWMILNNKGEGPLQLTAMVTALASLGALLMFDGWASPEQDSSFYRNKVTDFSFLGIACGIYFTSYFLNKYTFGVVEEQREDLLKASEEKQRDLESQSGDLKKYIKQVEAQQKEDENRQRVTEGVDKLNKVLRTGDDWDSVKDGFISELVRQVNANQGVLYTVEERENEKWIELSACYAYDRKKYVEKRIEIGEGLVGQAYLEGDSIFRTEVPQNYMTIGSGLGDAKPRCLLIIPFRHEDSVIALAEIASFKPLNESDVKLVENIGDSVAAFLAGHRSSAHMKELVRKTEEANARMQEQEQTLRQNMEEMVVAQEDYERRIREYEKLLEENGVQQHAHE from the coding sequence ATGAGCCTAGACGAAAAGACACGATTAATGTCTGGCAATTATTGGGGCATTTTCGGATTAACCGTCCCTTTACCTTACATTTTCTACATCGGCTCTTTTACTTTTAATACCGCCTTAATCCTTTGCGGAATTCCCTTTTTAGCAATCTTATACTTTGCGATAGTAAAAGCAGGGATAGACAACAAATTCGGCAGGTTTGTTTTCGGAGCCGGCGCACCAATAATTCTGATGCTAGGCCACTTGTCTTTGCTCAAACCAACGGAAGCGATATCTCCAGGTTATTTCGTTGTCCAAGCCAGTTGCGCCATTATGTCTTGGATGATCCTAAACAATAAAGGTGAAGGCCCCCTACAATTAACCGCTATGGTTACGGCCTTGGCTTCGCTGGGGGCTCTCCTAATGTTTGATGGCTGGGCCAGCCCGGAGCAGGATTCTTCTTTTTACCGAAACAAAGTCACCGACTTTTCTTTTCTGGGAATTGCCTGCGGCATTTATTTCACATCTTATTTCCTTAACAAATACACTTTTGGAGTTGTGGAAGAACAAAGGGAGGACCTTCTAAAAGCTTCAGAGGAAAAACAACGTGACCTGGAAAGCCAATCCGGTGATTTGAAAAAATACATCAAACAAGTAGAGGCCCAGCAAAAGGAAGACGAAAACCGCCAGCGGGTTACCGAAGGTGTTGATAAGCTAAACAAAGTCCTCCGTACTGGCGATGATTGGGATTCCGTAAAAGACGGGTTCATTTCCGAATTGGTTAGGCAGGTTAACGCAAACCAAGGTGTATTATATACCGTAGAGGAACGGGAAAATGAAAAATGGATAGAACTTTCGGCATGTTACGCTTATGACCGTAAAAAATATGTGGAAAAAAGAATCGAAATCGGCGAAGGTCTTGTTGGCCAAGCTTACTTAGAAGGTGACTCCATTTTCAGGACGGAAGTCCCGCAGAATTACATGACCATCGGCTCCGGATTGGGCGACGCCAAGCCTCGCTGTCTACTTATTATTCCCTTTAGGCACGAAGATTCCGTAATAGCTTTGGCGGAGATCGCTTCGTTCAAACCCTTGAACGAAAGTGATGTCAAGCTTGTGGAAAATATTGGCGATTCCGTAGCGGCTTTCCTTGCCGGGCACCGTTCTTCGGCTCATATGAAGGAGCTGGTACGCAAAACCGAAGAAGCAAACGCGCGTATGCAAGAACAGGAACAGACACTGCGCCAGAATATGGAGGAAATGGTCGTAGCGCAAGAAGATTACGAACGCCGGATTCGTGAGTATGAAAAACTACTCGAAGAAAACGGAGTCCAACAACACGCTCACGAATAA
- a CDS encoding RNA polymerase sigma-70 factor — protein MEKNDFFRYLREKKYAKAFELLYYDNYTDLFKYAYGILRSEEKAKDVVQTVFSKLWERRERLDIDERVGAYLARAVYYGAINQIRKEKTERMHEEGVRDELYSRGVFSDSAVETNELRERLAQALDTLPEHCREVFCLSRFTGLKRKEIADKLGISVKTVDTQIYRALKKMRSFLGNDSF, from the coding sequence GTGGAAAAAAACGATTTTTTCAGGTATCTGAGAGAAAAGAAATACGCAAAGGCGTTCGAGCTTCTGTATTATGATAATTATACGGATTTATTCAAATACGCTTACGGTATCCTTAGGTCTGAGGAGAAGGCCAAGGATGTAGTGCAAACTGTCTTTTCCAAATTGTGGGAAAGGCGGGAGCGTTTGGATATAGACGAAAGGGTGGGGGCCTATTTAGCTCGTGCCGTATATTATGGGGCGATTAACCAAATCAGAAAAGAGAAAACCGAACGGATGCACGAGGAGGGCGTCCGGGACGAATTATATAGTCGTGGCGTATTTTCGGATAGTGCGGTCGAAACTAACGAACTTCGGGAACGGTTGGCTCAGGCTTTGGATACATTGCCGGAACATTGCAGGGAAGTGTTTTGCCTTAGCCGTTTTACGGGTCTCAAAAGGAAGGAAATAGCGGATAAGTTGGGTATATCAGTCAAAACAGTTGATACGCAAATATATAGGGCACTGAAAAAAATGAGAAGTTTTTTGGGAAATGATTCTTTTTAA
- a CDS encoding FecR domain-containing protein, whose translation MTGKIQEATVKYLKGELDAEARADLDRWLAEDEANRRAFDETVEMWRAFGDSESVTVEIPEPVWMKPETKVVPMRNKSRWWAVAATLLLAGVFSYVLFFRGGSSDVDYMAHSEVTITYRGDRDLEVKTIDALQEEKGIDYHKGKNEINIDKPFFDNREITVNVPMGKRISLRLSDGTKVNLNSMSTLVFPSQFKTKRKVRLLTGEGFFSVAKSEKPFIVRMKGLNVRVLGTEFNVSNYKGEDRSVTLEEGSVALYQKDEKKRATLKPGQQALIRADNPSRMMIRDVETGLYSCWKDNVLRFEDTSFGVLEARLERWYDVEIENSNERLGNDRFTGLFDGRDNIETILKLLAFRDNIRYEIEGRKIRVW comes from the coding sequence ATGACCGGGAAAATACAGGAGGCGACGGTTAAGTACCTGAAAGGCGAACTGGATGCGGAAGCCCGGGCCGATTTGGACCGTTGGCTTGCCGAAGACGAGGCAAACCGTAGGGCGTTTGATGAAACGGTGGAAATGTGGCGGGCTTTCGGCGATAGCGAATCCGTTACGGTGGAAATACCGGAGCCTGTCTGGATGAAACCAGAGACCAAAGTTGTCCCGATGCGTAATAAATCACGTTGGTGGGCCGTCGCCGCGACGCTTTTGTTAGCTGGAGTGTTTTCTTATGTGCTCTTTTTCCGGGGAGGTTCTTCGGATGTCGATTATATGGCGCACAGCGAAGTGACGATTACCTATCGGGGAGACCGGGATTTGGAGGTAAAGACAATTGACGCTCTTCAAGAGGAAAAAGGAATCGATTACCACAAGGGTAAAAACGAGATAAATATAGATAAGCCGTTTTTTGATAACCGTGAAATAACGGTAAATGTCCCGATGGGAAAACGAATCAGCCTTAGGTTGAGTGACGGTACGAAAGTGAACCTGAACTCAATGTCTACGCTGGTTTTTCCCAGCCAATTTAAGACAAAACGGAAGGTGAGGCTACTTACCGGCGAAGGTTTCTTTTCCGTTGCTAAATCGGAAAAACCTTTTATTGTACGGATGAAGGGTTTGAACGTCAGGGTTTTGGGGACTGAGTTTAACGTCTCAAATTATAAGGGCGAAGACAGGTCCGTTACTTTGGAAGAAGGAAGCGTAGCGTTGTATCAGAAAGATGAAAAGAAACGTGCGACTCTAAAACCAGGTCAGCAAGCGTTGATTCGGGCGGATAACCCAAGCCGAATGATGATTCGGGATGTGGAGACTGGCCTTTACTCGTGTTGGAAAGATAATGTGTTGCGTTTCGAAGACACTAGCTTCGGCGTATTGGAAGCGAGATTGGAACGTTGGTATGATGTTGAAATCGAAAACTCGAACGAACGCCTCGGAAACGACCGCTTTACGGGTTTGTTTGACGGACGTGACAATATAGAGACGATACTCAAACTATTGGCTTTC